The following proteins are encoded in a genomic region of Drosophila willistoni isolate 14030-0811.24 chromosome 3R, UCI_dwil_1.1, whole genome shotgun sequence:
- the LOC6651230 gene encoding dynein light chain roadblock-type 1, translating into MNRILEDVIRKNKPMVERITSENTMGYVVSDNAASAVAESSFDNTSALAIIKHMNGALVGMAQSVIRDLDPTNKLCYLRVATRKFEYLIAPEEVFTITVVQ; encoded by the coding sequence ATGAATCGCATTCTGGAAGATGTGATCCGCAAGAATAAACCGATGGTGGAGCGTATTACATCTGAGAACACAATGGGCTATGTGGTCTCGGATAATGCTGCCAGTGCCGTGGCCGAATCTTCCTTTGATAACACCAGTGCCTTGGCCATCATCAAGCACATGAACGGAGCTCTCGTGGGTATGGCCCAAAGTGTCATTCGTGACTTGGATCCGACAAACAAATTGTGTTACTTACGTGTGGCCACACGTAAATTCGAATATCTCATTGCCCCGGAGGAGGTCTTTACCATAACCGTGGTGCAGTAA